In Streptomyces sp. RFCAC02, the following proteins share a genomic window:
- a CDS encoding EAL domain-containing protein, protein MPGGRAAVDPRRHPQATSAHRERSVNGPPQGPGQDPGGGLGRTASPFTESSIQRDHGAAFRIAQLPMALVGRSGQIVSANPAFGRLLGVEADGLAGQRADSVTGLGLDGRTRGQYHAVLHGDGERLHCTRRLKHADGHTLLAEVTMAPLPAPGDSAALLTVEDVSERHALEDRLRHVQTHDPVTRLPNRSLFLERLAGALAETATGRVGLCYLDLDGFKAVNDTLGHDVGDQLLDAAAQRLAHCAAGAGGHLVARLGGDEFAVLVEASSGTDQLTALAETMLVALQRPFDLPRHRLAVTASIGVVEREAAGTTATCLMQAADTTLYWAKADGKARWALFDPERNADRRARQALSSTLRPAVERGEFQLEYQPIVGLADDVVRGAEALVRWRHPQFGRLGPDKFVPLAEENGAIVPLGRWVLNEACRQARRWQLESPGPPLFVSVNVAVRQVWDSDLVSDVAAALHESGLPSGLLQLELTESAVMGSAGRPLRALQALSDMGVRIAIDDFGTGYSNLAYLSRLPVRVLKLDGAFVRGFRTARHLNPADETIVAALVQLAHKLGLTVTAECVEGPAQAERLRRIGCDTGQGWHYAKPMSADHLAVLLAGRA, encoded by the coding sequence ATGCCCGGCGGGCGGGCGGCGGTCGACCCGCGGCGGCATCCACAGGCGACCAGTGCCCACCGGGAGCGATCGGTGAACGGACCCCCCCAAGGACCGGGCCAAGACCCCGGAGGCGGCCTCGGCCGAACGGCCTCACCCTTCACGGAGAGTAGTATTCAGCGCGACCACGGGGCCGCCTTCCGCATCGCCCAGCTCCCGATGGCGCTGGTGGGCAGATCAGGGCAGATCGTCTCGGCGAACCCCGCGTTCGGCCGTCTCCTCGGGGTCGAGGCGGACGGCCTGGCCGGCCAGCGCGCCGACTCCGTGACCGGTCTCGGCCTCGACGGCCGCACCCGCGGCCAGTACCACGCCGTGCTCCACGGCGACGGCGAGCGCCTGCACTGCACCCGGCGCCTCAAGCACGCCGACGGCCACACCCTGCTGGCCGAGGTCACCATGGCGCCGCTCCCCGCCCCGGGCGACTCGGCCGCGCTCCTCACCGTCGAGGACGTCAGCGAACGCCACGCCCTGGAGGACCGCCTCCGCCACGTCCAGACCCACGACCCGGTGACCCGGCTGCCCAACCGCTCGCTCTTCCTCGAACGGCTCGCCGGCGCGCTCGCCGAGACGGCGACCGGCCGCGTGGGCCTGTGCTACCTCGACCTCGACGGCTTCAAGGCGGTCAACGACACCCTCGGCCACGACGTGGGCGACCAGCTCCTCGACGCCGCCGCCCAGCGCCTCGCCCACTGCGCCGCCGGCGCGGGCGGCCACCTGGTGGCGCGGCTCGGCGGGGACGAGTTCGCCGTCCTCGTGGAGGCGTCCAGCGGCACGGACCAGCTGACGGCCCTCGCCGAGACGATGCTCGTCGCACTCCAGCGCCCGTTCGACCTGCCGCGGCACCGGCTCGCGGTCACCGCCAGCATCGGCGTCGTCGAGCGCGAGGCGGCCGGCACCACCGCGACCTGCCTCATGCAGGCCGCGGACACCACGCTCTACTGGGCCAAGGCCGACGGCAAGGCCCGCTGGGCGCTGTTCGACCCCGAGCGCAACGCCGACCGCAGAGCGCGCCAGGCGCTGTCGTCCACGCTCCGCCCGGCGGTGGAACGCGGCGAATTCCAACTGGAGTACCAGCCGATCGTCGGACTGGCCGACGACGTGGTGCGCGGCGCGGAGGCGCTGGTGCGCTGGCGGCACCCGCAGTTCGGCCGCCTCGGTCCGGACAAGTTCGTCCCCCTGGCAGAGGAGAACGGCGCGATCGTCCCGCTCGGCCGCTGGGTGCTGAACGAGGCGTGCCGCCAGGCCCGCCGCTGGCAGCTCGAGAGCCCGGGGCCGCCGCTCTTCGTGAGCGTCAACGTCGCGGTGCGCCAGGTGTGGGACTCGGACCTCGTCAGCGACGTGGCGGCCGCCCTGCACGAGTCCGGCCTGCCGTCCGGGCTGCTGCAGCTCGAACTCACCGAGTCCGCCGTCATGGGATCTGCGGGCCGCCCCCTGCGCGCGCTCCAGGCGCTGTCCGACATGGGGGTGCGGATCGCCATCGACGACTTCGGCACCGGCTACTCGAACCTCGCCTACCTGAGCCGGCTCCCGGTCCGGGTGCTCAAGCTGGACGGGGCGTTCGTCCGCGGCTTCCGCACCGCCCGCCATCTGAACCCGGCCGACGAGACGATCGTCGCCGCCCTCGTCCAGCTCGCCCACAAACTGGGGCTCACCGTGACCGCCGAGTGCGTCGAGGGGCCCGCCCAGGCGGAGCGGCTCCGGCGCATCGGCTGCGACACCGGCCAGGGCTGGCACTACGCCAAGCCCATGTCCGCCGACCACCTCGCCGTCCTGCTGGCCGGACGGGCCTGA
- a CDS encoding decarboxylase has product MTAIAGFLYPGHSAEDDFPRMEKLLNDAGAAVRLPLVHTDIGTDAHRVDALLEMGSVDRLTAVLPDLTAQGAEAVVWACTSASFVYGREGAGDQVTRLAAAAGLPASSTSFAFAHALRAIGARRVTVAATYPDDVAALFAAFLRDGGAEVTAVRGSGIITAAEVGTWGRDEVLALVREGDDPTADAVLLPDTALHTAAWLPDLEAAAGKPVLTANQVTAWEGLRLLGHPTGPCPPMGTLFSAGRAPDVS; this is encoded by the coding sequence ATGACCGCGATCGCGGGATTCCTCTACCCGGGGCACTCGGCGGAGGACGACTTCCCCCGCATGGAGAAGCTGTTGAACGACGCGGGGGCGGCCGTCCGCCTCCCGCTCGTCCACACCGACATCGGCACCGACGCCCACCGCGTCGACGCGCTGCTGGAGATGGGCTCGGTCGACCGCCTCACGGCCGTCCTGCCCGACCTGACCGCCCAGGGCGCCGAGGCGGTCGTCTGGGCCTGCACGAGCGCCAGCTTCGTGTACGGCAGGGAGGGCGCGGGCGACCAGGTGACCCGCCTCGCGGCGGCGGCCGGACTGCCCGCGTCCAGTACGTCGTTCGCCTTCGCCCACGCCCTGCGCGCCATCGGCGCCCGGCGCGTCACCGTGGCCGCGACCTACCCGGACGACGTCGCGGCGCTGTTCGCCGCCTTCCTGCGCGACGGCGGCGCCGAGGTCACCGCGGTGCGCGGCAGCGGCATCATCACGGCCGCCGAGGTCGGCACCTGGGGCCGTGACGAGGTCCTCGCCCTGGTCCGCGAGGGCGACGACCCGACGGCCGACGCCGTCCTGCTGCCGGACACCGCCCTGCACACCGCCGCCTGGCTGCCCGACCTGGAGGCCGCCGCGGGCAAACCCGTCCTGACGGCCAACCAGGTGACCGCATGGGAAGGGCTGCGGCTTCTCGGCCACCCCACCGGTCCGTGCCCCCCGATGGGGACCCTCTTCAGCGCGGGCCGGGCGCCGGACGTCAGCTGA